A stretch of DNA from Ensifer sp. WSM1721:
GAAGAAGGCGGCGATGATGGATCTCGCGGGCTTCATCAAATACGGCTTCCCCGAAGACCAAGTCAGTCAGATCGCCTTTGCGCCGTTCCCCGAGATCGCTCCCGGCATGGCCCGTTACGAGGATTTCGCGCTCAACTCCATTCACGTTCCCAAGAACGCAAAGAACAAGGAGAATGCCCGCGATTTCCTGGCCTATTTCTACAAGCCGGAAAATCTCTCGGCCTTTCTCGAAACCGAAAGTGCGGTGCCGCCGCGCAACGATTGCCCGCCGAGCAAGGATCCGCTCGTCAATGCCGCCGTCGAGTCGCTCAAGACGGTCGAAGGCTCCGCGCAGTATTACGACCGCGATACCGATCCGGACATGGCGCAGGAGGGCCTGAAGGGCTTCCAGGAATTCATGGCCAAGCCCGATCGGCGCGACCAGATCCTCGAACGGCTCGAAGGCACGCGCAAGCGCATCTTCAAGGCTTGAGCCACAGTCGCGGTCGCTCGAACTCTCCCACGAGGCGACCGCAAGCGGCGGGGCTGCACCGCAGCCCTGCCTGCTCCCGATCAATCTCCAGCGAGTACATGAGATGTCCGATTTCTGGCGACGCCATCGGCATTGGATCACGCCGACCCTGTTCATCATGCCCGGCGCCTTGCTGTTCGGGGTCGTGATTATTTTTGCCTCCGTGGAAACCATCTGGGTGTCCTTCTTCGATTGGGACGGCGTCGGGGCAAAGCAGTGGGTGGGCCTGTCGAACTATCGGCAGCTTCTGGCCGACCCGCAATTCTATGTGTCGCTCAAGAACAACCTGATCTGGCTGGCGATGTTCATGCTCGCTCCGCCACTCGGGCTTGGACTTGCGCTGCTTCTCAACCAGCCTATCAAGGGCATGCGGGTCATGAAATCCATGTTCTTCGTGCCCCTGGTCCTGGCCTCGGTCACGGTCGGCGTGGTCTTCACCTGGGTCTACGATCCGACCTTTGGCCTACTTTCGCTGATCTTCGGCTATTTCGGCGCGACCGCGCCGGCCCTTCTCTCCGACGAGCATTTCGTCACCTTCGCTGTCGTGCTCGCGGCGCTCTGGCCGCAGGTCGCCTTCTGCCTCGTCCTGTTCCTGGCGGGGCTCAACAATCTCAGTGAAGACCTCATCGGCGCCGGGCGCGTGGATGGGGCGCGCGGCTTGCTGATGCTGTTCCATGTCGTCCTGCCGCAGTTGCGCGAGGTCAGCTTCATCGCGCTTGCCGTCACGGTGATCGGGGCTCTACGCTCGTTCGACATGGTCGCGGTCATGACCTCAGGCGGACCATTCGGCTCGTCGACCGTCCTCGCCTACCAGATGTACGAGCAGTCGATCTTCTCCTACCGCTTCGGCTATGGCGCGGCGATCGCCACGGTTCTTTTCGTGATCATGGCGGCCTTCATCGCCTGGTATCTGCGCACACTTCTCAAACCGGAAAGGGAGGGCGTCTGATGTATCCAAGACCGATCCCGGAAGACGCGCCTGCCAGGCGCTTCACCTATGCGGCAATGGTCGCCCTGGTCCTCATTCTCTGGCTCGTCCCGCTCGCTGCCGTCATGGCGACCTCGCTGCGCTCCTTCGAGGAAGTCATGGCCGGCAACTACTGGGGCTGGCCGAAGAGCTTCAATTTCGTCGAGAACTACACCGCCGTTTTCACCCAGACGGCCATGGCGCAGTATTTCCTCAACAGCCTGATCGTGACGCTGCCGTCGGTGCTCGGCGTGCTCGTCCTGTCGACGCTGACCGGCTTCGTCCTTTCGCGCTATCGCTTCAGGGGTGCTAATCTTCTCTTTGCACTGTTCGTCGGTGGCAATTTCCTGCCCGCGCAGATCATGATGATCCCGGTGCGCGACCTGATGGTTTCGGCCGGACTCTACGATACCTATTACGCGCTGATGGTCTTTCACATCGCTTTCCAGACCGGCTTTGCGACCCTCTTCATGCGCAATTTCATTGCGGCGCTGCCCGACGAGCTCTTCCAGGCCGCGCGGGCCGAGGGCGCGTCGCCGTGGCAGACGCTCTGGCATGTCGTCGTTCCGCTGATCCGCCCGGCGCTGGCCGCGCTCGCGATCCTGACCTTCACCTTCGTCTGGAACGACTACTTCTGGGCCATCGTGCTGACCCAGAGCGATGCCGTGAAGCCGGTAACGGCCGGCCTCAACAATCTCCGCGGCGAATGGGTCTCCGCCTGGAACCTCGTGGCGGCCGCGACCATCATGGTGGCGGTCCCGCCCGTCGTGATGTTCTTCCTCATGCAGCGCCACTTCATCGCCGGCCTTACCGTCGGCGCGGTGAAGGGCTGAGGCCCAAACCAAGGATCACTCTCCATGCCCAGTGTCGAACTCAAGCAGATCGAGAAGCATTACGGCGGCTTCCACGCCCTCAGGGACATCAATCTCGAGATCGAGGAAGGCGAATTCGTCGTGATGGTCGGCCCTTCGGGCTGCGGCAAATCCACATTATTAAAGACGATTGCCGGTCTTGAGACCGTCAGTTCCGGGAAGATGCTCATCAAGGGCCGGGACGTGACGAAGACGGAGCCCGGCGACCGCGGCATCGCCATGGTCTTCCAGTCCTATGCGCTCTACCCGCATATGACCGTCGCCGAAAACATGGGCTTCGGCCTCCGAATGGCCGGACGCCCCCGGGAGGACATCGATGCCGCCGTCGCCCGCGCCGCCAAGATTCTGAGGCTGGAGGAGCAACTCGCCAAGAAGCCGAAACAGCTCTCGGGTGGCCAGCGCCAGCGCGTCGCCATCGGCCGCGCGATCACCCGATCGCCTGACGTCTTCCTGTTCGACGAACCGCTCTCCAATCTCGACGCGGCCTTGCGCACGCAGATGCGGGTGGAGCTCTCGACGCTCCATGCCGAGCTCGGCTCGACGATGATCTATGTGACGCACGATCAGGTCGAGGCTATGACCATGGCGAGCCGCATCGTCGTGCTCAATGGCGGTCGCGTCGAACAGGTCGGCGCACCGCTCGCGCTTTACAACAATCCCGCCAACCTCTTCGTCGCCGGCTTCCTCGGCGCGCCGCGCATGAATTTCGTCGCGGGACGGGTTGCCGATATCAGCGGCTCGTCTGCGAGGATCACCTGCGCTGGCGGTGTTGAAGTGGCTTTCGACGATCTCGTCGGAAAGGTGGCAGCCGGAGAAACGGTCACCATCGGCATCCGCCCCGAAAGGCTGCGCCTCAACGACCCGATTGCCGCGACGCGCTTCCCCGCCCAGGTGCGGCTGACCGAATATCTCGGCCGCGAGACGATCGTCTACGCGGATGCCGGCGACCTCGTCACCAGCAGCTCCGACAGCGGCACCGGCGCCTTCACGATCCAGATGGCCGACATCAGGCCCCATCAGAGCGGAAGTGCCGTCTCCATCGGCTTCGATGCCCGCGACGCCTACCTCTTCGCCACCGACGGCCGAACCATCACCTCTCCCAAGCCCGTCGCAAAAACCTGACCAAGGACAGCATAATCATGAAGCGTATCCAACCGGCGCCGCTCTCGGTCTGGCGCACTCTCAACCTTGACGATTTTCTGCTCGGCGCGCCGCACTACCCTGAGCACGTCGACGAAAGCTACTGGGTGCGCGACGCCCAGCGCATGGCCGCGGCCGGCTTCAATGTCGTCCGTCTCGGCGAATTCGCCTGGCATATCATGGAGCCGTGCGAAGGCCATTTCGACTTTTCGCTCTTCGACAAGGCCATCGAAGTGCTCGCCGCGGAAGGCATCAAGACCATCTTTTGCACGCCGACTGCCACCCCGCCGCGCTGGCTCACTGCCACCTATCCCGAAGTGCTGCGCGTCGACGAGCGGGGCAGGACGGCCTCGCACGGCTCTCGTCAGCACGCGGACACCAATAGTCCCGTCTACCGCGTGCATAGCCGCCGCATTACGCAGGCGCTCGCCGATCACTACAGCGGCAATCCTGCCGTCATCGGCTGGCAGACCGACAACGAACTCAACACCACCGCCTCGACCTCTTATTCCGAGGCCGCCGAGCGCGAGTTCCGCCGCTGGCTGCGCGACAAATACGTGACGATCGAGGCTCTGAATTTCGCCTGGGGCGGAAACTTCTGGGCGCTTGCCTATGACAGTTTCGACCAGATCACCGTCCCGCGAAAGGACAATCCAGGTTTCATAGCACCCGGTCACATGCAGGACTATCACCGCTTCCTGGCGCATGCGACGGCCGCCTTCCAGCATGATCAGGTAGAGATCCTGCGCCGGGCAAATCCGGACTGGTTCATTTTCCACAATCTCGGAAGGCTCGAGGACATCGACTTTCGCGGTCAATTCGGACAGGATCTCGATTTCCTCGGTTTTGACATTTATCCCATGCTCTACGACGAGATGAGGCGGAGCGGCGGCCACACCGTCACCCAGGCGCTGCACCTCGACATCTGCCGCGCCTATTCTGGCAATTTCATCGTGCCGGAACAGGCCTCCGGTTTCGGCAGCCAGCCTGGGTTTTCGACCATGACCCCGGAGCCCGGCGAAATGCGCCGCATGGCACTGAGCTCGGTGGCGCGCGGCGCCGACGGCCTGCTCTTCTTCCGCTGGCGCCCGGCGCATTTCGGCGCCGAGATCTACTGGATGGGAATTATCGACCACGACGACGTCCCGCGCCGCCGCTATCAGGAAGTAGTGCTGTTCGCGGAAGACATTTCGCGGATCAAGCAGGATCTGCTCGGTACCACGGTTCGCATGGACGTCGCCATAGCCGGCGCGGATTTCGACAACCAGGAAGCCTACAGGACTTATCCGATGGGCATGCCGAGCCCGCTCGAGGACGGCATGCTGCTGCATCGCTACTGCTATTCCAAAGGCATCGCCTGCGGCTTTATCCATCCCGAGGATGACCTTTCCCGGATCAAGATGCTCTACGTGCCGCATTGGGTCATGTGGAAGCCTGAATGGAACGAGCGCGTGAAAGCCTTCGTGGAGAATGGCGGAACGCTGGTGGTCGGCGCCATGAGCGGCACCCGAGACCAGAATAACCACATCCCGACTGACCTCGCTCCAGGTCCCGGCCTGTCCGAACTTTGCGGCGTTCGCGTCGAGGAATTCGGCCGCGTCGCTGAGCCGGGCTCCGATGGACTTTTCGGCCTGCATGGCACCGAATTTGGCCTGCACAATCCGGCAATTCGCCTGCCGGCTAGTTCCGCCGAGCGGCGCTATCGATTCACGCTTGGCAATCGCGAGCATGACGCCGCCCATCTCTATGAACTTCTGGATCTCGACGGGGATGTCGAGGTGCTCGGCCGTTGGAGCAACCGCTTCGCGAGCGGCCGTGCGGCAATCACCAGCCGCAAGGTCGGAAAAGGCAGGGCTGTCTATGTCGGAACCTATCTGACGGAATCGCTGGTCGAGGGCCTGGCCGGCCAGCTCTTCGCCCCGGGCGACATCCTGCCGCTCGTCGAGGACCTCCCCGCCGGTGTCGAAGTGACCCTCAGGGAGGCACCTAACCGCAAGCTGCTATTCGTACTCAACACCGAAGGAGTAGATGTCGAGCTTTCATCCCTACCGTCAGGGGCCGATCTGCTGACGGGCAAGAGCATCGATGGCTCGCTTTCGCTTGGTCCGCATGGCTGCGCGGTTGTGCGCTACTGATGCCGGCGTTTGTCGCCGCTGCCCGTGACAAAAGGCCTCCGGGGGAGATGTCTTCGCGCCCGGCAGCTTTGGCCGACGATGGCGAGGCCGCGCGGGCGCTTGTGGATCGGAATAAAGGCCGCCGCTAGCGACGTCGAAATCGAAGTGATGCTGGTGCTGACTCCCGTGCCGGCATTCTTGATTCTGGACGTCGTTCTGGACATCGGCGGTAGCAGCAACGATGTTTCGGTTGAGATCGAACTGCTTGCTGTGGTGAAGGACACCGCGCCCTTGCTTCCCCAAGGGGTGGAGTTTCCGAACGACGATACAGGCTACTGGTTCAGCGATCAATTTTCGCATCCTTACTTTTCGATAATCGGATACGGGTTTTGACCGGAACGCCTATCCTCACGTCATGCGCAATTTTGTTCTTCAAGGGAATAGTTTCGTCGGCTCGCTAGACGCCAGCTGGAGCACACCGAATACGAAGGCCGGGCGTGGTTCGATCAGAACCACCCCCCCAGCATCAGTTGATTTCGGACAGGAAGCGCCGCGCGCGGTCTGTCTTGGGATTGTCAAGAAAGTCGTTCGACAGTCCCTCCTCGATAATCTCACCGCTTTCCAGGAAGACAATATGGTTGCCGACAGCGCGCGCGAAGCCCATCTCATGCGTCACGACGACCATGGTCATGCCTTCCTTTGCGAGATCCTGCATCACCGACAGGACGCTGCCGCGCAGCTCTGGATCGAGAGCCGATGTTGGTTCGTCGAAAAGCATGGCTAAGGGCTTGGTTGCAATGGCGCGCGCGATTGCAACACGCTGCTTCTGTCCGCCGGACAGCTGACCGGGGTAGTGATCGACGTGATCGGTCAGGCCAACTTTCGCAATTTCCTGTCGTGCAATCTCCTGGGCTTGCGCCTGAGACATGCCCTTGGTGTGGATGAGGCCACACGTGACGTTCTGCAGGACCGTCATGTGGGGAAACAGGTTGAAGTGCTGGAAGACCATACCTGTTTCGCGACGAAGTCGCTGGAAGTCACGTTTGTATTTGCGTTCCTTAGAACGCGACCCATGGTAATTCTTAGCGTCCCACTCAAAGGATCCGACTGTCAAATGACCTTCGTCGGGAACGGTAAGCAGGTTTAGACATCTCAACAGCGTGCTCTTGCCCGACCCACTCGGCCCGAGGAGAACAACGACATCCCCCTCGAGAACGTCGAGCGAGACCGAGTTCAATCCCCTTACAGCGGGGAGGTCACGACTGGGGAACCACTTGCTTGCGTGACGCAGAGAGATGACGGTATTTCTGCTATCGGCTTCTTCCAACTTTTGCTCCTGATCGAAGCGGGGCGACCGCGTTGGACCGCCCCATTGACGCAATTACGATTCAACGTGAGATGGGCTTCCACCTGGGCCAACGGCCAGATACGGGAGGCCGGCGGCGATCGCGTCCTTGCCAACGTATTCGCGGTAGAGCGAATTCAGAATGCCGCCTGCGGCGTTGTACAGCAGCCAATTGGTCACAAACATGTACATTTTTGTATCGCCGGTCGGCAGGAAGAATGTGTTGTGATCGACGTAGGCGGGGTCCTTGCCGATAATCGCAAGATCGACGCCCTGCTTCTTCGTATTCACGATTGTGAACAACGATTGCAGAGTAGCGTTGGCACGACCAGACATAACTTCACCGATTGCACCGGTCTGATCAGGGAATACCGATACTGATGCGTTGGGGTAAAGGTCTCGTATCTTTGCTTCCTGAGAGCTGCCCTGGAGAGCCGCGAACTTAAAGTCTGCGGCGTTCATCTGGTCGTAGGTCAGATCAGCCGCCTGCCTGCCAACGATATAGACGGGCTGAAATGTTACAGCGCATCCTGCGAACCATCCTCGCAGGGATCGGCTCGGAAGGATCGTTCCAGTGGTCATCATGTCGGCACGACCGGATTCGACGGCTGCAAACATTTGACCGAAATCCATATCTGCGAACTCGACCTGAATTTCAGGCGAGATATCCTTGATCATCCGTCGAATGAGGGCGATTTCATAGCCGTCTGGCTCGCCCTTGTCGTTGATGTACATATTTGGCGGATATTTCAAACTGGCGGCTACGGTGATTTTTTTGGTCCTGACGGCTTTGTCCAAAACCGAATCGCTGGCTGCTTCCTGCGCATGCGCGCCACTTGCAGTGCTCACCGCAACAGCTGCTGCACCTCCCGCAAACAGACCAGCGGTCAGAAGTGCACGGCGGTTCGCCCGTATTTCACTACCTTGCTTCGTATCCATCAGCTTTCCCCTTGTCGTTTCAATTATGAAAGCATTCCCTTGCAACCCGCCTGTCGCGGGGGGCACCCTTCATCAGGCGGTAAGACCGCCATCGACCGTCAGCTGCGCACCATTGACGTAGCTGGCGTCCTCGCTCGCCAAGAACAAAATGGACTTGGCAATCTCTTCGTAGGTTCCCAAACGACCAAGCGGCACGGTCGGCGCGAAGCGTTGATCCCGCGCGACAACCTGATCGGGTGACATGCGCGTCAGGCGGTCAGCCATGATGCTTTCCAAGACACCCGGGCAGATCGCGTTTGCGCGGATACCACGCGCGCCATAGTCACGCGCGATGGTGCGGGTCAGCATGATCAGGCCTGCCTTCGACACGCCGTAAACCGCCTCTGAAGTCGAAGCGCGCTGCCCGGCAATAGACGCGGTATTGACGATAACGCCCCTGCCAGCATCCACCATGTGCGGAATAGCCTCGCGACAGAAGAGGTACGCCGCCTTTAGATTGACATCCAATGCCTGCTGCCAGACCGCCGGATCCGTCTGCGAGATCGTGCCTGTCGGATTTATGCCGGCGTTATTGATCAGGATATCCAGCTTGCCATATCGGCTAAGAGCCTGTGCGATGGCGTCCTTCGAAGTCTGTTCCTGCGAAACGTCGCCCACAATCGACACTACCTCGCATCCACCACTTTGAAGGTCTTCAACGAGTGTTTCCAGTTTCTCTTCCGCGCGATCAACAAGGACGAGCTTAGCGCCCTCAGTTGCAAGTGCCTGAACCACCGCCCTCCCAAGGCCACTCGCAACGCCTGTTACTAAAACAGCCTTCCCTGAAAATCGCATCTCAACCCGTCCATTTGGCAAATCCAGTAGACCCCTCGCGCGGTCATCACCTTCATTACTAATGGGCCGATTGTATCTAAAACACAATAGGAAATCATATATGATGTTGACGATTCGAGCTTGCGAGCGTATCGATTGGACACGCGATAAAATACGCCTTGAGAAGGGAACGGAATGAGCCTCGATTTTTCAATAGTCCTGGCGCAATGGCCGCGCCTCTTGTGGGGGTTGGTCTACGACCTGTATTTCGCGCTCGCTGGCTTCGGAATTGGCTGCGTCATGGGGTTCATTTCGTACCTCGCCTCCGCATCGAAATCGAAGATTGCCAATGCGATCTCCTATGTTTACGTGCAGATCGTCAGAGGTCTGCCTATGTACCTTTTGCTCTTATGGATTTACTTCGGTATCGCCACTAGGATTGGGCTGGCTCTGACTGGTGAGCAGTCGATTATTCTGGCCATCGGCATCATGAGCTCGGCCTTCACATCAGAAATCTTCCGCACAGGATACAATGCAATCGATGTGGGGCAGATCGAAGCTGGTAAGGCGCTTGGCCTCTCCGATTACCGGATCAACAGGACTATTCTGTTTCCGCAGGTAATTCGGATAGTCATTCCGCCGCTCCTCAACGTTTTTGTGATCTGTTTCAAAGCATCAACCTACGCCGCCGTCGTGGCGGTACCGGAGCTCATCTTCGCTGCGCAGGACATTAGTTTGAACCAGTTTCGGCCATTCGAAGCCTACATTTCTGTCGCCGTACTGCTGATCGGAACGATGTTGTTTCTGTCGCTCTTGGTTAATGCGGTCGAGGCCCGTCTCACCGGGAGTAGGGGAGCATCACGGTCATGAATAGCTGGAGTGCTGTACTGAGTCATATGCCCGCCATGCTGTATGGGCTTCGCTTCACTTTCCTTATTGCTATCGCGTCGCTCGCCCTGTCGATGGTGTTTGGCGGGATCATAGTTTCGCTTCTCAGAAGCAACGTCGTCGTCGCCCGGTCGATCGGGTTTCTCTATGTCCAAGTCTTCCGCTCACTCTCGCCGTACGTCTACGTCCTGCTCGTGTACTTCGCGCTGGCTGGCGTGACCGGGTGGAAAATGGATCCCACTACCGCCGGGATCATTTCGCTTACCCTGCTCAACACGGCCTATGTTGCAGAAATCTATCGTTCTGCGCTTCTCACAATTGACGACGGTCAGTGGGAAGCGGCTGCGGCTATGGGCTTGACACGATGGAAGACCAACTCGATCGTCATCTGGCCGCAGGCCCTGCGGACGGCCCTTCCTCTCCTCCTCAACCAGTTCATCGTGATTTTGAAGGATTCCGCTATCGTCGGTGTGATAGGCGTCAAGGACATACTTTACATCGCCAACGCGCAAGCCTCCGTCACCTACAAGCAGTTCGAGTATCTGACTGCAGTGGGTATAATCTTCATTGTCATTGTGTTTGTGCTGTCTCGCTTGAGCATGAACTTGGAACGACGTCTCGCTTGGAAGCGGTAAGTCTTGCCGGAGCCTGTCGAAGCCCATAAGGCGACAGGAAATCAAATTGGATTTCTAATTTGATTACAATCGTTAGGGAGTGAACGCATGGCAAAGGTGGTGCCACCCGCCACAGAAGCTAAGAGCAAGCAGCAAATCGCTTACAATTATCTCAAGGAGGGTATCGACCGCGGATTGTATGCACCCAAGCAACGGCTGGTGATCGACACATTGGCCAGGGAGCTATCGATCAGCCCAGTTCCGGTCAGAGAGGCCATACGTCGTCTTGAGGCTGAAGGCTTAGTGATCTTCAGCAAGAACTCTGGCGCGATCGTCGCCGGCGCGGATCCAAATCTGTGGGCGGAGCAGATGGAGCTTTTGGCCGTCCTCGAAGGCTATGTGACCGGCGCAGCCGCGCCGAGGATCACTCCAGCCGACATCAAGCAACTGAAGAGCATCAACGACGAGATGGCGCAGGCCCTGGCTTCGTTCGATCTCGGCGGTTGGACCCAAGGCAACCTGGATTTCCATGCGGTCATCAACAAGCGGTGTCCCAATGCGACGATCGTCGAGCAGATCGGTCGGTTGAGGTCGAGGATCGCTATGATCAACCGATTCATATTGCCACGAACTGAGGCAACAATCCTTCACACTCTGGGCAGAGACAGCGGCAAGTCGACGCTCAGCGGACACGAATGGATCATCGACGCCTACGTCACGAGGAAATCGGCCACAGAAATCGAAGCTCACGTGCGGACGAACATTCTGACGCTGACAGAAGAAACCCGCCGCAACCTGTTGAACGATCATGACGGGCGCGTGAGCATGTCAATTGGATAGGGATATGCACATGCAAAACTATGACGTTGTTGTTCTGGGCAGCGGCGGCGCGGGATTGGTTGCGGCTCTCGCAGCGGCCTCGAAGGGAATGACCGTCGGGGTTCTCGAAAAGTCGCCGTTGATCGGCGGCACGACTGCAATCTCCGGCGGAGGAATCTGGATCCCCAATAACCACGTTATGGAGGCCTCCGGCTTCATCGACAACGAGGCGGATGCGCATATCTATCTTGACCGCCTTACACACGGGGAAACTTCACCGGATCTTCTGCGGCAATTCGTGACGAGCGGCCCCGAAATGCTCCGGTTCCTGGAAACCCACTCAGATCTTCGCTTCTTCAGTGTCGACCGTCCCGACTATCACCCGGGCTGGACAGGTGCGCGCAGCGGCCGATCGGTCGAACCTCTGCCATTCGAACCGGGGATGGAAGCCGGGCTCTTTGAGACACTCCGTTATTCGACGCTACGACAGCCGGTAACATCAACGGAAGGCCGCAAGGGCCTGAGCGCGGACATCATCGCCGATCGGCAGCGCCGCAACATACGTACACAAGGGGCCGGCTTGGTGGCAGGTCTGGCCCAAGCATGCGCAAAGGCAGGCGTCCGCTTCCATGTGAGCAACCCCGCAACCGGCCTTACATTCGATGGCCGGCGCTGCACCGGCGTTAAGACAGCGAACGGGCGCGTCTCGGCGAAGGTCGGCGTTGTCCTTACCACCGGTGGCTTCGAGTGGAACGAGGACATGGTTTCCGCCTTCCTTCCCGGCTTCACCAGCGCGCCCACGACGCCTCCCGGCAACAATGGCGACGGACTGAGGTTTGGTCTGGAAGCGGGAGCGGCCATCGCGAATATGACAGAGGCTTGGTGGACCGCTGCTTACCGCATTCCCGGCGAAGAACTTGATGGCATGCCACTGACGCGGAACATGGTGCGAGAACTGGCACTTCCTGGATCGATCATGGTGAACAGCAGGGGCGAGCGCTTTGTTAACGAGGCGACCTCCTACAATGATCTCGGAATGTCGTTCAACATCTTCGATCCAGGAGCGTACTCGTACATAAATCGGCCAGCTTGGCTGATCTTCGACAACGCTTTCAAGAACCGGTACACCGTTGCATCCATTCCTCCGACACAACCGGCTCCGAATTGGATGCACACGGCGGCTTCGCTCACTGAACTTGCGAACAAGCTGTCGATTTCAGCCGAAGGACTGCGGGCCACGATCGACCGCTTCAACGGTTATGCGCTTAATGGCCACGACCAGGATTTT
This window harbors:
- a CDS encoding FAD-dependent oxidoreductase, with amino-acid sequence MQNYDVVVLGSGGAGLVAALAAASKGMTVGVLEKSPLIGGTTAISGGGIWIPNNHVMEASGFIDNEADAHIYLDRLTHGETSPDLLRQFVTSGPEMLRFLETHSDLRFFSVDRPDYHPGWTGARSGRSVEPLPFEPGMEAGLFETLRYSTLRQPVTSTEGRKGLSADIIADRQRRNIRTQGAGLVAGLAQACAKAGVRFHVSNPATGLTFDGRRCTGVKTANGRVSAKVGVVLTTGGFEWNEDMVSAFLPGFTSAPTTPPGNNGDGLRFGLEAGAAIANMTEAWWTAAYRIPGEELDGMPLTRNMVRELALPGSIMVNSRGERFVNEATSYNDLGMSFNIFDPGAYSYINRPAWLIFDNAFKNRYTVASIPPTQPAPNWMHTAASLTELANKLSISAEGLRATIDRFNGYALNGHDQDFARGEDVHGLYYGDPEITPNPCLGVISEGPFYAVEVAPGNNGTKGGLKTTTHGQVIRHDGSIIGGLYACGNVAASIFGKGYPGHGGSLGPIMTAAYATGINLGAGRIG
- a CDS encoding GntR family transcriptional regulator, translating into MAKVVPPATEAKSKQQIAYNYLKEGIDRGLYAPKQRLVIDTLARELSISPVPVREAIRRLEAEGLVIFSKNSGAIVAGADPNLWAEQMELLAVLEGYVTGAAAPRITPADIKQLKSINDEMAQALASFDLGGWTQGNLDFHAVINKRCPNATIVEQIGRLRSRIAMINRFILPRTEATILHTLGRDSGKSTLSGHEWIIDAYVTRKSATEIEAHVRTNILTLTEETRRNLLNDHDGRVSMSIG